AGCTCACCAGATCATTGAGCGTAAATCCATCGTGACTGGTGATGAAGTTCACGCTGCTCTCCGGTCCCTTGCCCGATCCATCGTAGAGGTCTGAGCTTCCGCCGAGCCGGCTGGCGAACTTGCCCATCATGCCTTCGTCTCCGCGCCAGAAGCGGCGCACATCATCGCGGAAACGGCCATTCCACTCTGCCCAACGGCAGTCCGAGAAGCTTCCTACCTGATAGGCGCCGGCAGCATCCCAGGCCTCGGCGATCAGCTTCGAGTCGCGCAGAATCGGATCCTCTGCGATCCGCTCCAGCAGAGGCGAATCCGACAGGACGTGGCCGTTGCGATCGCGGCCAAGCACGGAGGCGAGATCGAAACGGAAGCCATCGACGTGCATTTCCAGCACCCACCAGCGCAGTGCGTCCAGGATGAGATCGCGCACTACCGGGTGCGCCGCATTGACGGACTGCCCTGTGCCGGTGAAGTCACGATAGAAGCGCTTGTTGTCATCGAGCCAGTAGTAGATCGCATTGTCGATTCCGCGGAAAGCTACTGTCGGCCCCAACTCATTGCCTTCCACCGTGTGGTTAAAAACTACATCGAGGATCACCTCGATACCGGCCTGATGAAAGGTACGGATCATCTCCTTGAACTCGAATACCTGCGCGCCTGCTTTCTGCACGTGGGCGTACGAGGCCTTCGGAGCGGCGAAGCAGAGAGGATCATACCCCCAAAAGTTTTTGAGCGGTTCGCCTGTGAGCGGATTCACCCGCAACATCTGGTACTCATTAAATTCCTGAACCGGCATGAGCTCGACGGCGGTCACTCCCAGATCCTTCAAATACGGGATCTTCTCGGCAAGTCCGCGATAAGTCCCCGGGAATGTAACTCCGGCGCTGGGATGAACTGTGTATCCCCGAACATGAAGCTCATAGATCACCGTCGATTCCGAGGGATGGCGAAGCGGCTGATCGCCCTGCCAATCGAAATCCGCATGCATGACGATGCACTTGGGCGCAGTGGCCGTATCATCGACTTCGGAAAAAGACAGGTCTTTCTGCGGCGATGAGGAATCATAGCCAAGCGCGGGTAGAAAGTCGCAGCCCGGAACTAACGCGACCGCCCGCGCATAAGGATCGACCACGAGTTTATCTGGATTGAAGCGATGGCCTTCGTAAGGAGCATAAGGTCCGGCAAAGCGAAATCCATAAAGCTGGCCGGGGCGAATCCCCTCCAGCCATACGTGCCAGATGTCCCCCGTTTTATTGCGGGAAGAGTCCAGCAGGATACTTCGCGAAGGCACAGAATCTTCTCGATGATCGAAGAAATCCAGGCGAACCCCGGTAGCATTCCTGCTGAAGATCGCAAAGTTTACGCCATTGCCCCTCGTATGTGCGCCAAGCGGTAGAGGAGTGCCGGAACGAATGGATTGGACTTCGCTGAGGCTCAGCAACCGCTCCAACTCATCGAGTTGCTCAGTCCGCGCCGCACCTGACCCGGAAATCCGGGTCTCATGGGTGCCTTGCTCCGGTTGGGAGACCACTTTAGAGGGGCTTGGTTCTTTTGGCATATTCGCGCACCGCTCCAAGCTTAACAATTTCGGGAGCAACCGGGAGAAGCACTTTTGTATTGCAGGAATCGAGTGCGGCACACATCTTTGGAACTTGTTCAACGCTCGCAACGAGTGCGTTGCGGATCGCACTCGTTGCCGAAAAACGCTTTGCGGGAGAATGGTGAAATACCTATACTTAGCGTCAGGCGATAGGATTCAGGGGATGACCGGGAAAACCAGAAGTATCGGCTCAAACATCGAGC
This DNA window, taken from Acidisarcina sp., encodes the following:
- the glgX gene encoding glycogen debranching protein GlgX, translated to MPKEPSPSKVVSQPEQGTHETRISGSGAARTEQLDELERLLSLSEVQSIRSGTPLPLGAHTRGNGVNFAIFSRNATGVRLDFFDHREDSVPSRSILLDSSRNKTGDIWHVWLEGIRPGQLYGFRFAGPYAPYEGHRFNPDKLVVDPYARAVALVPGCDFLPALGYDSSSPQKDLSFSEVDDTATAPKCIVMHADFDWQGDQPLRHPSESTVIYELHVRGYTVHPSAGVTFPGTYRGLAEKIPYLKDLGVTAVELMPVQEFNEYQMLRVNPLTGEPLKNFWGYDPLCFAAPKASYAHVQKAGAQVFEFKEMIRTFHQAGIEVILDVVFNHTVEGNELGPTVAFRGIDNAIYYWLDDNKRFYRDFTGTGQSVNAAHPVVRDLILDALRWWVLEMHVDGFRFDLASVLGRDRNGHVLSDSPLLERIAEDPILRDSKLIAEAWDAAGAYQVGSFSDCRWAEWNGRFRDDVRRFWRGDEGMMGKFASRLGGSSDLYDGSGKGPESSVNFITSHDGFTLNDLVSYSRKHNDANDENGRDGSFENYSANYGVEGASADPAVEGMRVRQIKNFLLTMAVSRGMPMLLGGDEFRRSQQGNNNAYCQDNEISWVDWSLLQHNNEVFQFARGMFAFRRTHPVLRREAFYTSQEIYWFHPSGENPNWFDSSQRCLACEILAEGGADLFLMFNAEGEAVSFVLPSRLSGSWSLAVDTAQPTPSGFYSPEGEAALANSASYLVQPRSSVILVAR